The following are from one region of the Mangifera indica cultivar Alphonso chromosome 14, CATAS_Mindica_2.1, whole genome shotgun sequence genome:
- the LOC123196841 gene encoding glutamic acid-rich protein-like yields the protein MASSKVEVESPATEDIEESFEVPSAVEEKVATPAEEAEVVVHEDDEEEEEEVKTPLKEENEEKEVAAPLVENEEDEADATFDDDEVEGHKLEDY from the exons ATGGCCTCTTCAAAG GTTGAAGTTGAATCACCAGCCACTGAAGATATAGAAGAAAGTTTTGAGGTCCCTTCTGCCGTGGAAGAAAAAGTAGCCACGCCTGCTGAAGAAGCAGAAGTAGTTGTCCATGAAgacgatgaagaagaagaagaagaagtgaaGACTCCTTTGAAGgaggaaaatgaagaaaaagaagtcgCAGCACCTCTGGTGGAAAATGAAGAGGATGAAGCTGATGCTacttttgatgatgatgaagttgaAGGTCACAAACTTGAGGATTACTAG
- the LOC123195410 gene encoding glutamic acid-rich protein-like produces MASSKVEVESPATEDIEESFEVPSTVEEKVATPTEEAEVVVHEDDEEEEEVETPLKEENEEKEVAASLVENEEDEADATFDDDEAEAQKLEDY; encoded by the exons ATGGCCTCTTCAAAG GTTGAAGTTGAATCACCAGCCACTGAAGATATAGAAGAAAGTTTTGAGGTCCCTTCAACCGTGGAAGAAAAAGTAGCCACGCCTACTGAAGAAGCAGAAGTAGTTGTCCATGAAgacgatgaagaagaagaagaagtggaGACCCCTTTGAAGgaggaaaatgaagaaaaagaagtcgCAGCATCTCTGGTGGAAAATGAAGAGGATGAAGCTGATGCTacttttgatgatgatgaagctGAAGCTCAAAAACTTGAGGATTACTAG